The sequence GCAGGAATACGACTGGGCTGCCGGCGCCTTGATTGCCGAGGAAGCCGGGTGCCTGGTAGGACGCCCCTCGACCAACCCCGGCTGGCAGTACGCCGGACTGGTAGATCCAGCCAAGCTCACCGAACCGGAAGCTTAACCAAGTACGGTTGCCAGCCCTTGATGGGCATAGTGGATCACCACGCCAACAGCCACACCGCCGCACACCTGTGTGGCGGTGTGCTGGAAGCTGCGGATGCGAGCCCAGGAAAGCACCGCGATGAAGCACAAGATAAGCGGCATCAAGGCGGACTGCGCCCCGGCGATCTGCAAAATTACGTAGGTGCCCACCGCCAGGTGCACCGAAACCTTCCACCGGAAGTTGATCACCGCCACCACTGCCAACCCCAGCAGGATGCTGAGGACCTCGATGAAAATCCCGGCACCGGCATCCATCAGCTGGAGCACGAGCAACCCGCAGAGGATCAAACCTGCGGTGTAGGCGTAGATGCGGTGCCTCTGATGGCGCACGGTCACGTGCATGTCGGTGACCTTGCCACGCAGTTTTGCCCCGGCCAGGATCAGCCACGGAATAATCGTGGTGAACAGGGCGGCAACAACCGATTCGCTCCAGCGCACCGAAGAATCGCGCCAGGGGGTTACCAGCAGCAAGATGGTCGCCAGGATAATGGGGGAGAGCAGGTGCGAAACCAGTAAGGCAATTTTTCGCACTGTGCTGGTCGAGCTGGCTGCCGTTCTCTGCTGCATTGAGGACTCAGGCCTTGGGTGTGGGGAGCGGTTATCAGTCGCCTATGCGACTTATCCACTGTACATGCGCGAAGATAGTTTCAAACCGCCTTGCCTGCATCCTTCCCCGCAGGTCCTTTCATGTTCCTACTGCGCTTCTGCTGCGGGGAAGGTGAATATACGCTGAACAGAACGACCCGAAAATTGGTCTCTGGAGGGTAGGTAGCATGCGCAGCGTTTCATCGCTGATCATCAGAAACAGCATGATTTCAGCGGTGCTTGTTGCCGTGGCTGCGACCGGGATCTTGCTAGTCATTGCCACACCGAAGAGCGTCGCAGACAAATATTGTGAAGCTGAGCAGCCGCAGCTGATCTATGAAGAAGGCAAGCAGGGAACCAAAGCCACTGTCATGGCCGTGGCTCCGGCCTGCGAGCTGGACCTGCCCGAGGGAACCGAATATCCGCTGGCCCTGGGGCCGAGCGAAACCGTCTCGCGGCACAGAGCGGATCTGATGATTCCCGTTAATTCCGATGGATCCTTCAGCCACGAACTTCCGCTGGATGCCAGTGATTTGACCGGATAGCTCACCGGACTGATCGAGATGGAATCATCTGGCGGTGAATGCGCTGGCTTCAACTCATGCGCGGTACGCCAGTGGACTGTGCTCATCGAGCAGCAGGACCGCTAGCCGGCAGGCTCAGCCTTGCATCTTGACCAAATACTCGTTGCGGATCCGAATGAGCTTGGGCATGTACCAGCCAAGTACGAGGCGTTCTGCCAGCCATCCCAACGGACCCAACGGGGCGCTGAAATGGATCTTGTCCACCATCAATGTTCCATGCTCCAGCTCATGGAAATCATGGACGTGGTGGAAGGACTTGAATGGCCCGCGCACCTGCTGGTCGGTGAAGGTGCGCGGGGCCTGCAGATCAGAAATCCGTGAAGTCATCCTGAATGGAATGCCGAAATGCTTGGCACGCCAGGTGACTTGTTCGCCCAAGCCGATGCTTCCGCTGGTAACCCCGGCCACGGCTTGTTCTCCAGACTCGGCCATGGAGCCGGTATGCGCGTCGATGCTCAACGATTTTTCAAAGAGCTCGGCGCAGGGGGCGTCTGCGTGCGTAACGCATTCAAAGTAAACGGCCATAGCTAAAGTATGCCAGTGACTTGGTGGTTAGTGGACGGCGAGGTCTACAATGGTCAGCTCTTCGGCCGCGTCATCGTAGTATTCACGCAGCTTCAGCCCTGCGGCTGCTGCTTCGTCGACAACCACCACGGCGTCCTGGTGCAGCTGCAGCACCGAACCTGGGCAAGAAGCCGAGATCGGTCCCTCTACCGCTGCTGCGATAGCATTGGCTTTGCCCGCTCCGATGGCAACCAGAACCAAGCGGCCGGCATCCAAAATGGTGCCCAGCCCCTGGGTGACGCAGTGGGTCGGGACGTGCTCGACGCTCGAAGAAGCGGGCATTGTCTTCACGCGTGTTCGCAGCCAGCCGCTTGATGCGGGTACGGCTGCGCAGGGCGCTGCCGGGTTCGTTGAATCCCAGATGCCCATTGGATCCGATGCCAAGGATCTGCACCTGGATGCCTCCGGCCTGGGCGATGGACGCATCATAGTTGCGGGCCGCTTCCTCAATGGCCTCCACCGATTCAGCCATGCCTTGCGGAACGTGCAGGGACTGGGCGGGCAGGCCGATGGTATTGCAGACCTCGTTGACCAGGGTCTGGCGGTAGGACTGTTCGTGGGTATCGGGAATGCCGATGTATTCGTCCAGGGCGAATCCCTGGGCCTGGCTGAAATCAGCCCGTTCTTCCTGAACCGCACGAGCAAGCTCGCGGTACAGTCCCAGCGGGGATGAGCCCGTGGCGAGCCCCAGAACCGGATCTGCTCCAGCGCCGTGACGGGCTAAACCAGCCAGCACGTTTTCGGCCGCGATTCGTGCAACTTCGTCAGGGGTGGAACCTATGAGTACGCGCATGGTGTGCACTCTCCGATCTGTGGCAGTGATGATTTTTGGAAAATAAGGGCAAAATGGCGGGGCGGCCGGGGAACTAGGCAATTCCCAACTCGTGGAACAGCACGTTTACTGCGCTGCCGCGAAGGACCAGATGCTCTGGATCTTCGCTGAGCACGAGGCGGAAGTCGGAAGCGCGCGCCGTATGCGATCGCAAGGCCAGGGCCTCGTGCAGTGCTTGGGCCAGCGCCTGGTCGACGACATCGCGGGGGCCGGTGAAAATGACATTGCGTATGTCCAGGACCGACAACAGCGGAGCGACAGCGCTGGCAAGGTAGGCCGCGACCTGCTGGTCCAGCTGGTTTTTCGGCTGTCCCTCGGAGAGCGCCTTCCAGATGGCAGGCAGCGAAATGCAGGTTTCCAAGCAGCCGATATTCCCGCAGCTGCATTCGGCGGTGTCTTGGGCGTGCAGCCGCACATGGCCCAGCTCGCCGGCGGCGAATCCGGCTCCTCGCACCAAGGTGTTATGGGTGATGACACCGCAACCCACGCCACGGCCCAGGCGCAGCAGGATCATATGGCCGCTGCCCTGGCCGAAAGTGTGCTCGGCGAGAATTGCGCAGTCCGCGTCATTGAGTACATGGGTGCTGATGCCGGTCGCCTGCTCGACTGCAGAACGCAGGTCGTAATCGCGCCAACCGAACTTTTCGGCTGAGAGGACAATGCCCTTATCGGTCACGACTCCGGGGGAGCCGATGCCGATGCCCAGTACGGGGACCTGGCATTGCGCTAATGCGGTGTCGAGCAATTCCAAGAGCTGGTCTGCCGCGTCCTGGCCGGTTGCTCCGCGTCCCTGGGACGAGAAGCTTTGCAGGATGACCCCGTCCAGATCCATGATGGCTGCCCTGAAGGGGATTATCCCGGAGAGGTCTACGCCGATAATCCGCAGTCCAGGGCGGTTCAGATCGACCAGGGTGGATGGCTTGCCCGGGCGCTTGCCTTCTTGCGTCCCGGTCTCGATGACGTGGGACCGGTGGAGCAGTTCGGCTACCAGCTCTGAGACGGTGACACGGGTCAGCCCGGTGGCGCGTGCTAGATCTGCACGGCTCAGGGCGCCTTGGTCTGCCAGGGTTTGCAGGACCAGCGAGAGATTGTGTTCCCGTCCATGGGAGGGCAAAATGGCGCTGCCGTGTGACAGCACATTCCAGTCCTTGCGTGGGGAAGTCACAGGGTTAGTTAACTCTATTAACAAACTTCTGGGCAAGTTTCCGCCTCCGGAAATTGCACAGTATTTTTCTCCCAGCTCACTTCACTACAGATCAGCGGGGTATCGACGGGCAAAAAAAGGTAAAAATCATCGACTGCGTCCGCTGCGTCCGCTGCGTCCGCTGCGGCAGAACGCGGAAAAGCGTGTGAAGCCGTGGCAAAATTAGAGCATCATGACTGACGCGCAAACCTTTTCATTCAGCACTGGCGATTTGTCGATCGAGCTGGCGGCTCCCGAGCACTACCAGCGTGTGGGGGAGCTGACCGCAGAATCCTATTTTGCTGCCGGTCATTTCGACAGCCCGGATAACCAATACCTGCAATTCGTGCGCAAGGTGGCCGAGCGTGCAGCCCAGACAGAAATCTATGTGGTGCGCAGGGCCGGCGAGATCATCGGTTCCATGACCTTGATCCGTGCAGGCAGCGAGTATGCGGACATCGCCAGAGCGGACGAGCTGGAAATCCGCATGCTCAGTGTAGATCCGGCAGTGCAGCGCAGCGGTGTCGGACGGTTCATGGTGCAGGCCTCCATCGAACGAGCCCGGCTTCTTCCCGGAATCAACGCAGTCTCCTTGACCACCGGCAGCAGCTGGAAAACTGCCCGCAACCTGTATGAGTCGATGGGTTTCACGCACTTTCCAGAACGCGACTGGGTCGTGCCCAACACCGAGATCAAATTGGTTGTCTACGCCTACAGCCTGTAGGCACTGAATCAATCCCGAATATTTAAGATCAGTTGATGTCATCGGCGGACATGCGTTGTTCTGGCTCACGGCGCATGAATAGAATGGCGCCATGAGTGCTATTCGCCGAAGTGTTGTTGCCCTTTCCGTAGCGTCCCTTGTCATGGGTTCGCTCAGCGCCTGCAGCGCAGGTGCTCCCGATCCGGCACCTTCGGCTGATGCTTTGGCCTCGGCTATGAACAGCGGTGATTTCAGCGGCGTGCAATTCGCCGGTTCCAACGCTGAAGAAGCAGCCAAGGCATTGGAGACCGCCTTTGGCTCCATGGGCGAGATCAAGCATACGAGCACCGTGAGCTCGGCGGCCGAGGATGAAGAAGAGCAAGACGGCGTCAAGACAGCGACGGTCAATATCACCACGGTGTGGGATGTCGACAAGTCAGACAAGGACCTGAGCTACGACACCCAAGCCGTATGGGAATTCGATTCAGAGGCGGAAGCCTGGAAACTGCGCTTGGATCCAGCGATCTTCGCCCCGGAGTTTGAAAGCGGGGACTACCTCAAGGCAAGCTTCGAACCAGCTGCACGAGGCAACATCACCGATGCAGAAGGTGCAAGCATTGTCACCAACCGACCGGTGATTCGTGTTGGCATGGATAAGACCCACACCGAAAAAGAGAACTGGGAAAGCTCGGCAAAGAAGCTGGCCAAGCTCGTGGACATCGATGAAAAGGCCTATGCGCAACGAGTGATGGCAGCCGGTGAGAAAGCCTGGGTGGAAGCGATCGTCTTGCGCGATGACGCAACCCGGGAAGTCACCGACGCTGAAATCAAGGATATTCCCGGTGCCAACTTCCACAACGATGAGCTGCCGTTGGCTCCGACTCGTTCCTTCGCACGCCCGCTGCTGGGCAGCGTCGGAAAGGCTACTGCGGAGAATATTGAGAAATCAGAAGGAAAGGTCAAGGCCGGGGAGCAGATCGGCCAATCAGGTCTGCAAGCCGCCTACAACGACACCCTCGCGGGAACTGCCGGAGTTTCCGTCTCGCAGTACACCGCTGAGCATGATGCCGTAGCGGAACTGTTCACCACCGCTGCAGCAGCCGGTGAGGATGTAAAGACCACCCTGGATGTGAAACTGCAAGACGCCGCCGATGATCTGCTGGCCGAAGCTGACTCGAACTCGGCCATTGTGGTTATCCGCCCTTCTGATGGCAGCGTCCTGGCCGCCTCCTCGGGCCCGGTTTCTTCGGGGTTGAATACGTCCTTGCAAGGCTCCTATGCCCCGGGATCTTCCTTCAAGGTCGTCAGTGCCTTGGCGATGCTGCGTGATGGCGCAACACCGAGCACCAAGGTCAAATGCCCAGCGACCGCAGTGGTCGATGGCAAGAGCTTCAAGAACTATGACGGCTATCCTGCCTCGGCAGTTGGCACCATCCCGCTGGCCGAAGCCATCGCCCAGTCCTGCAACACCATCTTCGTGAATCAGGGGCAGGATATCGGCGGCAAGAAACTGGCTGAGGCAGCTGCGGCCCTCGGCCTGTTGGCAGAAGACGGAACCGGTACCGGCGCTGTCTTCGGTTCGGTGCCCGAAGACTCTGAAGGCACCACCCAAGCGGCGAACATGATTGGCCAGGGCGTGGTGGAATCATCGCCGCTGGGCATGGCCACCGTGATGGCCTCGATCCAGGCAAAGTCCACGGTGCAGCCCAAGCTCGTGCTGGAACCGGCACCACAAGCACCAGCCAAGCCGGCCTCCACGCTGACTGAAGAGGAAGCTGAGCAGCTGTCCACCATGATGGCCGAGGTCGTGGACCACGGAACCTTGAAGGACTTGAAGTCAGCAGGCAGCGGCAAGATCATCGGCAAGAGCGGCACCGCTGAATACGACAGTGAGAAGAACGCGCACGCGTGGGCTATCGCAGCCCAAGGCGATCTGGCGATTGCCGCGTTTGTTGAGGACGGAGATGGCGGCGCCCAGTCCGCCGGACCGCTGGTGAAGTCCATGCTGGAAGAAGCCGCCAAGTAGCGCAACGAAGTGCTGCCTCAACCCTGCCGAGCGAAATATTCGTGGGACAGCAGGCTGAGCAACACCTGGTCATGGAATTGGCCGTTGTGGAAGTACACCTCGCGTTGGCGCCCTTCGAGGGTGAACCCGGCCTTTTCGTATGACCGGATAGCTCGGGGATTGAACACTGCCACGCACAGGCTGATCCGGTGCAGCCCCAGTTCGCGGAAACCGTATCCGGTCATGAGCTTGATCGCGCGGGTGCCGAACCCCTGGCCTACGAAGTCCGGGCCGATCATCACCGCCAGTTCGGCGGCACGATGCGGAAGCACGCCGCCGTGCAAGGTGATGTGCCCGATGAAGGTTCCGGTGCCGCGCTCGAAAATGCTGAACCCGGCATCACCTGAATAGGGGATGTTGCGGCTCCACTGAGCGAACATTTCCGCCAGCGGAGCTTCGGGGCGTGGCTTGATGGTGCGTTGCTGGAGCACTGCCCAAGCCGGGGCGTTCCACCAACCGGCCATGTGCGCGAAGTCTTCCTGCTCAGATTCGCGTAAATCAATGACGGCATCGCGCAAGAGATTTTCGCCGTACTGCTGGGCCTGATCAATGCTGTTCCATCCCTGGGATGTCTCCATGGGCCCATCTTAGGAGCAATCAGCAGGCCAAAGAACTATTGCGCCAACTCTTGTGCCTAATCTGCGCAATTGAGAGACTATGCTCATGGGAATCGTCTACAACACCACTATGTCTCCAACCAAGGTCGAACTTGTGACCCAGTGGCTTAAGGAGCAAGATTTCTATGCCGGCCAAGGCGCACCGGAACTGGAGAATATCGGGGGATTCCGACTAGAAGATCCCCGCGGAGAAGTGGGAATCGAACTGCTGATTTTTGCAGATCATTCCGACACCTCCGATGTGGTCTACCACGTGCCGTTGACCTATCGCGATGCGCCTTTGGAAGGTGCCGAGACATATCTTCTGGGCACCAGCGATCACGCGATCTTGGGGGAGCGTTTCATTTATGATGCTGCCGGAGATCCGGTCTTCGCCGCCCAAGCCCGTGAACTGCTCGCCGGCAAGGTCAGTGCGCAGCACCGCCACGAATCGTTCACCGAAGATCCGCGGATCACGCTGTGCGCCGACACCGCAGGGAAAGACGCTGTGATTATCCGCCGTCCCGTTGCCAGCAAACCTGCCCAAGCAGGGGTGCTGGGGATCTGGGAGAACGCACTGGGCCAGGAACTGAGCGGTTTGGTATTGCGCACAGCATAACTAATGCATCGCATATAGGCTTTGGGGTGCTCGGGTAAGGGATAGACTTGTCTATGAAACCCAACCGCAATTCTAGGGAGATATATGTCTGCCATCAGCCGTGAGGACATTGTGCATCTGGCACACCTTGCCCACATCGAGATGAGCGACGCAGAGCTGGACAAAATGACCGGTGAACTCGACGCTATCGTCGGTGCCATCGCGTCCGTCAGCGAAGTCGCCGCCTCCGACGTCCCAGCCACCAGCCACCCGATCCCGCTGACCAACGTGTTGCGTGAAGACACGGTGGGGCAGACGCTGAGCATTGAAGAAGTTCTGCTCAACGCGCCGGATTCGGACTCGGACCGCTTCAAGGTCCCGGCAATTCTGGATGGTGAATAATCCCGTGAATGAACTGATTAAGCTTTCCGCCACTGAGCTGGCCGCCAAGCTGCGCGCTGGCGAAACCACTTCCGTCGAAGCAGTCCAGGCCCACCTGGACCGCATCACCGAGGTTGATGGCACCCTGAACGCCTTCTTGCACGTGAACGCCGAAGAAGCGCTGGCGGTAGCCGCAGAAGTTGACGCCATCCGTGCCGCCGGCGGCTCCGAAGCCGAAGCACTGCACCCGCTGGCCGGCGTGCCCATCGCCATCAAGGACCTGATCGTCACCAAGGGACAGCCAACCACCGCGGCATCGAAGATGCTCGAAGGCTGGATGAGCCCTTACGACGCGACCGTGATCGAGAAGATCCGCGCGGCCAAGCTGCCAATGCTGGGCAAGACTAACTTGGATGAATTCGCCATGGGTTCCTCCACCGAGCACTCCGCCTACGGCGTGACCCGCAACCCGTGGGACCTGAACCGCATTCCCGGTGGTTCCGGCGGCGGTTCGGCCGCCGCGGTGGCTTCCTTCGAGGCTCCGCTGGCGCTGGGCACCGACACCGGCGGCTCCATCCGCCAGCCAGGGGCGGTCACCGGCACCGTGGGCGTGAAGCCTACCTACGGTGCGGTTTCGCGCTACGGTGCCATCGCCATGGCCTCTTCGCTGGACCAGATCGGCCCGGTCTCCCGTACCGTGCTGGACTCGGCCTACCTGCAGGAACTGATCGGCGGGCACGACCCGAAGGATTCCACCTCGCTGCCCAAGGACCTCGAAGGCCTGGTGTCCGCCGCTGAATCCGGTGCCGCTGGCGACCTGACCGGCCTGCGCATCGGCGTGGTCAAGGAATTGCAGGGAGAGGGCTACCAGGATGGCGTGCAGGCACGCTTCGACGAGTCCCTGGAACTGCTCAAGGCAGCCGGCGCTCAAATTGTCGAGGTTTCCTGCCCTAACCTGAAGTACGCACTGGGTGCCTACTACCTGATCATGCCTTCGGAAGTCTCCTCCAACCTGGCCAAGTTCGACGGTGTGCGCTTTGGGCACCGCGTGCTTCCAGAAGAAGGCCCGATGACCATCGAGCGCGTCATGGGTTCCACCCGTGCCGCCGGCTTCGGCGACGAAGTCAAGCGCCGCATCATCTTGGGCACCTACGCCCTGTCGGCCGGCTACTACGATGCCTACTACGGCTCGGCGCAGAAGGTCCGCACCCTGATCCAGCGCGACTTCGACGCCGCTTTCGAGCAGGCTGACGTGCTGGTTTCCCCGACCACGCCAACCGTGGCTTTCGAGCTGGGCGCGAACGACAACGACCCGCTGGCCATGTACCTCAACGACGTGGCCACCATTCCGGCCAACCTCGCTGGCATCCCGGGCATCACCGTGCCTGGCGGCCTGTCCGAGAACCTGCCGGTGGGCATCCAGTTCCTGGCTCCGGCCTACGAAGATGCCCGCCTGTACCGTGCCGGCGCAGCACTGGAAACGCTGCTGGAAAAGCAGTGGGGCCACTCGCTGATTTCGCAGGCACCAGCCATTGACACCGCTTCGATCGCGCAGGAGGCCTAGGCACCATGAGCAACTACACCGATGAACTGGTCGACTTCGATACGGCACTGGATCGCTACGATCCGGTCCTGGGCTTCGAAGTCCACGTTGAGCTGAACACCAAGACCAAGATGTTCTCCGATGCGCCCAACGCTTTCGGCGATGCCCCGAACACCAACGTCACCCCGGTGGACCTGGGCCTGCCCGGTGTCCTGCCGGTGGTCAACAAGACCGCCGTGGAGTACTCCATCCTGATCGGCCTGGCACTGAACTGCCAGATCGCGCAGAAGTGCGGCTTTGCCCGCAAGAACTACTTCTACCCGGATACCCCGAAGAACTTCCAGACCTCCCAGTACGATGATCCGATTGCCTTCGACGGCTACCTGGACATCGAACTGGAAGACGGCGAAGTCTTCCGCGTCGAGATCGAACGCGCCCACATGGAAGAAGACGCTGGCAAGCTGACCCACATGGGCGGCGCCACCGGACGCATCCAGGGTGCGGACTACTCGCTGGTGGACTACAACCGCGCTGGTGTTCCCCTGGTGGAAATCGTGACCAAGCCAATCGTGGGCGCCGGCAAGCGCGCCCCCGAGCTGGCCAAGGCCTACGTGGCCGCAGTGCGCGAAATCGTGAAGAACCTTGGCGTTTCCGACGCCAAGATGGAACGCGGCAACGTGCGTTGCGATGCCAACGTTTCGCTGATGCCAAAGGGCGCAGACAAGTTCGGTACCCGTACCGAAACCAAGAACGTGAACTCCCTGCGCGCGGTGGAGCACGCGGTGCACTTCGAGATCGAGCGCCACGCGGCAGTACTGGATTCCGGGGCGAAGATCGTCCAGGAAACCCGCCACTGGCATGAGGACACCCGTTCCACCACTTCGGGTCGCCCGAAGTCGGATGCCGATGACTACCGCTACTTCCCGGAGCCGGACCTGGTGCCTATCGTCACCACCGCCGAATGGGTTGAAGAGCTGCGCGGCCGTCTGCCGGAGCCTCCTGCTGAGCGCCGCAAGCGCCTGAAGGCCGAGTGGGGCTACGCGGACAAGGAATTCCGCGACGTGGTCAACGCTGGTGTGCTCGACGAGATCGAGCAGACCATTGCCGCTGGCGCCAGCGCCGCGGTGGCCCGCAAGTGGTGGATGGGCGAGATCGCCCGCCTGGCCAAGGCCGCGGACAAGGACATCGCCGATCTGGGCGTAACTCCTGCGACCATCGTTGAGCTGAACTCGCTGATCGAAGCGAAGAAGATCAACGACAAGATCGCCCGCCAGGTCCTGGAATTCGTCATCGCTGGCGAAGGCACCCCGAGCGAAATCGTCGAGAAGCGCAGCTTGGCTGTTGTGAACGACGATGGCGCCTTGGGCAAGGCCGTGGATGATGCCATGGCTGCCATGCCTGATGTGGTCGAGAAGATCAAGGGCGGCAAGATGCAGGCCATCGGTGCGCTGATGGGCCCTGTCATGAAGGCTACCCGCGGACAGGCCGACGCCGGCCGCGTGCGCGAAATCGTGATGGAGAAGCTGGGCCTCTAAGCCACAAACTCCAAAGCTCTGACGCCAGCCCCCGGGCCTTCCCAACAGAGGAAGTCCGGGGGCTGTCGCATTTCGAACCTTGGTTCCACTACTGGACCAAGGAAGCGGCCTCGAAGACCGCTAAGAAATAGAAATACGTATCTCTTTGTAGATGCGTACGTCCGATGATGACTTTCGAAAAACGATCCTCGTAAAAACGGAACTTCAGGCCGGTCTAGATGTACAGCCCGATAATGCCGCCCACACAGCTGAATGCGCCGGCAATGCCGATCCTGCGAATCACGAATTTGACCGCGTTCGCCGGGGTCGCGAGATAACGGACCAGGGCTTCGAATCCCATGCCGCCAGCGCCGCCAAAACCGAGGCAAGCACCAATGATTTTCTCGACTTGAGGGTGAAGCCATCCCGCAGGCTGAGCGACATTCAGCCCAGTTCACGGTTGAACGGTGATGGCGTTGGCCGTGCCCAGAGCGCGAACGGATTCTCCCGCAGCGTTCAGGGTGTGAATTCCAAACTGGTGATACATCAGGCATTTGAGGCTACCTGCATGTCATCAAACTGATTTCGCAATTCTCCTAGCGATCTACAATTTAGCGGGGTTTACCATTGGCATCAATAAACTGTATGTGAGATTTATGTATTATTAACTTTTCGCCGGAAGGTGAATAAAAAAACCCGACAGATGGCTGTCGGGAATTTT comes from Glutamicibacter arilaitensis Re117 and encodes:
- the gatA gene encoding Asp-tRNA(Asn)/Glu-tRNA(Gln) amidotransferase subunit GatA, which gives rise to MVNNPVNELIKLSATELAAKLRAGETTSVEAVQAHLDRITEVDGTLNAFLHVNAEEALAVAAEVDAIRAAGGSEAEALHPLAGVPIAIKDLIVTKGQPTTAASKMLEGWMSPYDATVIEKIRAAKLPMLGKTNLDEFAMGSSTEHSAYGVTRNPWDLNRIPGGSGGGSAAAVASFEAPLALGTDTGGSIRQPGAVTGTVGVKPTYGAVSRYGAIAMASSLDQIGPVSRTVLDSAYLQELIGGHDPKDSTSLPKDLEGLVSAAESGAAGDLTGLRIGVVKELQGEGYQDGVQARFDESLELLKAAGAQIVEVSCPNLKYALGAYYLIMPSEVSSNLAKFDGVRFGHRVLPEEGPMTIERVMGSTRAAGFGDEVKRRIILGTYALSAGYYDAYYGSAQKVRTLIQRDFDAAFEQADVLVSPTTPTVAFELGANDNDPLAMYLNDVATIPANLAGIPGITVPGGLSENLPVGIQFLAPAYEDARLYRAGAALETLLEKQWGHSLISQAPAIDTASIAQEA
- the gatC gene encoding Asp-tRNA(Asn)/Glu-tRNA(Gln) amidotransferase subunit GatC, which produces MSAISREDIVHLAHLAHIEMSDAELDKMTGELDAIVGAIASVSEVAASDVPATSHPIPLTNVLREDTVGQTLSIEEVLLNAPDSDSDRFKVPAILDGE
- a CDS encoding penicillin-binding transpeptidase domain-containing protein — protein: MSAIRRSVVALSVASLVMGSLSACSAGAPDPAPSADALASAMNSGDFSGVQFAGSNAEEAAKALETAFGSMGEIKHTSTVSSAAEDEEEQDGVKTATVNITTVWDVDKSDKDLSYDTQAVWEFDSEAEAWKLRLDPAIFAPEFESGDYLKASFEPAARGNITDAEGASIVTNRPVIRVGMDKTHTEKENWESSAKKLAKLVDIDEKAYAQRVMAAGEKAWVEAIVLRDDATREVTDAEIKDIPGANFHNDELPLAPTRSFARPLLGSVGKATAENIEKSEGKVKAGEQIGQSGLQAAYNDTLAGTAGVSVSQYTAEHDAVAELFTTAAAAGEDVKTTLDVKLQDAADDLLAEADSNSAIVVIRPSDGSVLAASSGPVSSGLNTSLQGSYAPGSSFKVVSALAMLRDGATPSTKVKCPATAVVDGKSFKNYDGYPASAVGTIPLAEAIAQSCNTIFVNQGQDIGGKKLAEAAAALGLLAEDGTGTGAVFGSVPEDSEGTTQAANMIGQGVVESSPLGMATVMASIQAKSTVQPKLVLEPAPQAPAKPASTLTEEEAEQLSTMMAEVVDHGTLKDLKSAGSGKIIGKSGTAEYDSEKNAHAWAIAAQGDLAIAAFVEDGDGGAQSAGPLVKSMLEEAAK
- a CDS encoding SRPBCC family protein, with amino-acid sequence MAVYFECVTHADAPCAELFEKSLSIDAHTGSMAESGEQAVAGVTSGSIGLGEQVTWRAKHFGIPFRMTSRISDLQAPRTFTDQQVRGPFKSFHHVHDFHELEHGTLMVDKIHFSAPLGPLGWLAERLVLGWYMPKLIRIRNEYLVKMQG
- the gatB gene encoding Asp-tRNA(Asn)/Glu-tRNA(Gln) amidotransferase subunit GatB, with product MSNYTDELVDFDTALDRYDPVLGFEVHVELNTKTKMFSDAPNAFGDAPNTNVTPVDLGLPGVLPVVNKTAVEYSILIGLALNCQIAQKCGFARKNYFYPDTPKNFQTSQYDDPIAFDGYLDIELEDGEVFRVEIERAHMEEDAGKLTHMGGATGRIQGADYSLVDYNRAGVPLVEIVTKPIVGAGKRAPELAKAYVAAVREIVKNLGVSDAKMERGNVRCDANVSLMPKGADKFGTRTETKNVNSLRAVEHAVHFEIERHAAVLDSGAKIVQETRHWHEDTRSTTSGRPKSDADDYRYFPEPDLVPIVTTAEWVEELRGRLPEPPAERRKRLKAEWGYADKEFRDVVNAGVLDEIEQTIAAGASAAVARKWWMGEIARLAKAADKDIADLGVTPATIVELNSLIEAKKINDKIARQVLEFVIAGEGTPSEIVEKRSLAVVNDDGALGKAVDDAMAAMPDVVEKIKGGKMQAIGALMGPVMKATRGQADAGRVREIVMEKLGL
- a CDS encoding GNAT family N-acetyltransferase; this encodes METSQGWNSIDQAQQYGENLLRDAVIDLRESEQEDFAHMAGWWNAPAWAVLQQRTIKPRPEAPLAEMFAQWSRNIPYSGDAGFSIFERGTGTFIGHITLHGGVLPHRAAELAVMIGPDFVGQGFGTRAIKLMTGYGFRELGLHRISLCVAVFNPRAIRSYEKAGFTLEGRQREVYFHNGQFHDQVLLSLLSHEYFARQG
- a CDS encoding sugar phosphate isomerase family — protein: MKTMPASSSVEHVPTHCVTQGLGTILDAGRLVLVAIGAGKANAIAAAVEGPISASCPGSVLQLHQDAVVVVDEAAAAGLKLREYYDDAAEELTIVDLAVH
- a CDS encoding maltokinase N-terminal cap-like domain-containing protein — its product is MGIVYNTTMSPTKVELVTQWLKEQDFYAGQGAPELENIGGFRLEDPRGEVGIELLIFADHSDTSDVVYHVPLTYRDAPLEGAETYLLGTSDHAILGERFIYDAAGDPVFAAQARELLAGKVSAQHRHESFTEDPRITLCADTAGKDAVIIRRPVASKPAQAGVLGIWENALGQELSGLVLRTA
- a CDS encoding ROK family transcriptional regulator, whose product is MLSHGSAILPSHGREHNLSLVLQTLADQGALSRADLARATGLTRVTVSELVAELLHRSHVIETGTQEGKRPGKPSTLVDLNRPGLRIIGVDLSGIIPFRAAIMDLDGVILQSFSSQGRGATGQDAADQLLELLDTALAQCQVPVLGIGIGSPGVVTDKGIVLSAEKFGWRDYDLRSAVEQATGISTHVLNDADCAILAEHTFGQGSGHMILLRLGRGVGCGVITHNTLVRGAGFAAGELGHVRLHAQDTAECSCGNIGCLETCISLPAIWKALSEGQPKNQLDQQVAAYLASAVAPLLSVLDIRNVIFTGPRDVVDQALAQALHEALALRSHTARASDFRLVLSEDPEHLVLRGSAVNVLFHELGIA
- a CDS encoding GNAT family N-acetyltransferase, yielding MTDAQTFSFSTGDLSIELAAPEHYQRVGELTAESYFAAGHFDSPDNQYLQFVRKVAERAAQTEIYVVRRAGEIIGSMTLIRAGSEYADIARADELEIRMLSVDPAVQRSGVGRFMVQASIERARLLPGINAVSLTTGSSWKTARNLYESMGFTHFPERDWVVPNTEIKLVVYAYSL